In uncultured Desulfovibrio sp., a single window of DNA contains:
- a CDS encoding HAD family hydrolase, producing MSLQCLVFDCDGVILDSVPVKTRAFGRLMEPFGPEARDRFLMYHKVHGGVSRYKKFEWFYEDVLGKTITPEESEELGNRFAEYVLDELRRCELIPGIQETLDSWRGKLPMFVCSGAPHEEVLAVLRERKLDGYFDAILGSPPAKAVLLAQIVNRQKLDPADALMVGDAPTDRDAAETVGTLFYGVGPELKGGSFPWGEDLTGLSAWIAARA from the coding sequence ATGTCACTGCAATGCCTTGTTTTTGACTGCGATGGCGTCATTCTTGACAGCGTGCCCGTGAAAACACGGGCCTTTGGCCGTCTTATGGAACCATTTGGCCCCGAGGCGCGCGACCGCTTTTTGATGTACCACAAGGTGCACGGCGGCGTGAGCCGTTACAAGAAGTTTGAGTGGTTTTATGAAGACGTGTTGGGCAAGACCATAACCCCCGAGGAATCAGAGGAACTTGGTAACCGCTTTGCCGAATATGTGCTGGACGAACTGCGCCGCTGCGAACTGATACCCGGCATTCAGGAAACTCTTGATTCCTGGCGCGGCAAGCTGCCCATGTTTGTCTGCTCCGGCGCGCCGCACGAAGAAGTGCTGGCTGTATTGCGCGAGCGCAAGCTGGATGGCTATTTTGACGCCATCCTCGGCTCCCCGCCAGCCAAGGCCGTGCTGCTGGCCCAGATTGTGAACAGGCAGAAGCTTGACCCCGCCGATGCGCTCATGGTGGGCGATGCCCCCACAGACAGGGACGCAGCCGAAACTGTGGGTACGCTGTTTTACGGTGTGGGGCCGGAGCTGAAGGGCGGCTCGTTCCCCTGGGGCGAAGACCTCACGGGCCTGAGCGCCTGGATAGCTGCCCGCGCCTAG
- a CDS encoding 3-deoxy-manno-octulosonate cytidylyltransferase: MNIIAIIPARMGSSRYPGKPLALIHNVPMVGHVAFRTAMSKCLSATYVATCDEIIENYCKDAGLKSVMTGDHHVRCSTRTAEALLKIEAATGQKADIVVMVQGDEPMVRPEMIDAAVAPMLADPSINVVNLMADMDTLEEFEDPNEVKVVVDHCNNALYFSREPIPSRKKGSDKVPMRKQVCIIPFRRDYLLHFNEMPESPLEIYESVDMMRILEHGEKVHMVPTDCRSWSVDTPEDLARVARLMEGDDLMKEYRK; the protein is encoded by the coding sequence ATGAACATCATTGCCATCATTCCCGCGCGTATGGGTTCCAGCCGTTACCCCGGCAAACCGCTTGCCCTTATCCACAACGTTCCCATGGTGGGGCATGTGGCCTTTCGCACGGCCATGAGCAAGTGCCTTTCCGCCACCTATGTGGCCACCTGCGACGAGATCATTGAAAATTACTGCAAGGACGCAGGGCTCAAGAGCGTCATGACGGGCGACCATCACGTGCGCTGCTCCACGCGTACCGCAGAAGCCCTATTGAAGATCGAAGCCGCCACCGGCCAGAAGGCCGACATCGTGGTCATGGTGCAGGGCGATGAACCCATGGTGCGCCCCGAAATGATCGATGCCGCCGTGGCCCCCATGCTGGCAGATCCCTCCATCAACGTGGTCAACCTGATGGCCGATATGGACACCCTTGAGGAATTTGAAGATCCCAACGAAGTCAAGGTCGTTGTGGACCATTGCAACAACGCGCTCTATTTTTCGCGCGAGCCCATTCCTTCGCGTAAAAAAGGTTCGGACAAGGTGCCCATGCGCAAGCAGGTCTGCATCATTCCCTTCCGCCGCGACTATCTGCTGCACTTCAACGAAATGCCCGAAAGCCCGCTGGAAATTTATGAATCCGTGGATATGATGCGCATTCTCGAGCACGGCGAAAAGGTGCACATGGTGCCCACCGACTGCCGATCGTGGAGCGTGGACACCCCTGAAGATCTGGCCCGCGTGGCCCGCCTCATGGAAGGTGATGATCTTATGAAGGAATACCGCAAGTAA
- a CDS encoding DapH/DapD/GlmU-related protein, giving the protein MAGELNSTPAQGDKAADGSKSASAVGAQTRGAAAETSVSAGPSAQPEVQPGVKAAPPKPHAGPGLFSRVSAAFEELWVAAFAWIPTPVGLALRLFAWRWLFKSCGSARFGTGLSLAGCRNMRIGNGVRMGRGCFVTASDGDLVLHDCVALSPNVHVGADAGRIEIGAQTAVGPGTVIRAANHCIARQDVPIMHQGHVPGQIIIEEDVWIGANCVITPDVRIGRGAVVGAGAVVTRNVAPFSIVGGVPAKLIGMRGQGGQKHWD; this is encoded by the coding sequence ATGGCGGGCGAGCTTAATTCCACCCCTGCACAAGGGGACAAGGCCGCTGACGGTTCAAAAAGCGCGAGCGCCGTGGGGGCACAAACCCGCGGCGCTGCCGCCGAAACCTCGGTGTCGGCAGGGCCGTCTGCTCAACCTGAAGTCCAGCCCGGAGTAAAGGCCGCACCGCCAAAGCCGCATGCAGGGCCAGGGCTGTTCAGCCGGGTGTCGGCGGCGTTTGAAGAACTGTGGGTGGCCGCTTTTGCCTGGATTCCCACGCCTGTGGGCCTTGCCTTGCGCCTGTTTGCCTGGCGGTGGCTTTTCAAAAGCTGCGGTTCGGCGCGTTTTGGCACGGGCTTGAGCCTTGCGGGCTGCCGCAACATGCGCATTGGCAACGGCGTGCGCATGGGGCGCGGCTGTTTTGTTACCGCCTCTGACGGCGACCTGGTGCTGCACGACTGCGTGGCCCTTTCCCCCAATGTGCACGTGGGGGCGGACGCGGGCCGCATAGAGATAGGCGCGCAAACCGCCGTGGGGCCTGGCACGGTTATCCGTGCGGCCAACCACTGCATCGCGCGTCAGGATGTGCCGATCATGCACCAGGGGCATGTTCCCGGTCAGATTATTATTGAAGAAGACGTGTGGATCGGCGCCAACTGCGTCATTACGCCAGATGTGCGCATTGGCCGCGGGGCTGTGGTGGGCGCTGGCGCGGTGGTCACGCGCAATGTGGCCCCCTTCAGCATTGTAGGCGGTGTTCCGGCCAAGCTTATCGGCATGCGCGGGCAAGGCGGTCAGAAGCACTGGGATTAA